Proteins from one Sabethes cyaneus chromosome 2, idSabCyanKW18_F2, whole genome shotgun sequence genomic window:
- the LOC128737411 gene encoding enoyl-CoA hydratase domain-containing protein 3, mitochondrial has protein sequence MICRHFLSTRSLLVPLTCSRKLSSYSEVEGVGHVVLDNVKTRNSLSLEMMDSIQRNILDNQDNPTVRCIVLSAQGNVFSAGHNLKELTSDKGYESHKFVFDKCSQLINVILKAPVPIIAKVDGLAAAAGCQLIASCDMAVCSERSSFSTPGASFGIFCSTPGIAVARAIPRMKAAYMLFTGLPIGAQEALETGLVSKVVAQDQLDHEIETICSAIKSKSRAVISLGKQFFYEQLAMDINAAYSKGAKIMADNLAIHDGQEGIRSFVEKRKPLWRHQ, from the exons atgatttgcagacATTTT CTTTCTACGCGATCTTTATTGGTTCCACTGACCTGCAGCCGAAAATTAAGTAGTTATTCCGAAGTAGAAGGCGTAGGACACGTAGTGTTGGACAATGTCAAGACCCGTAATTCTCTTTCGCTTGAGATGATGGACAGCATACAGCGTAACATTTTGGATAACCAGGACAATCCAACAGTACGTTGCATTGTGCTGTCTGCGCAAGGAAATGTTTTCTCAGCAGGGCATAATTTGAAGGAACTTACCTCGGATAAGGGATACGAATCGCACAAGTTTGTGTTCGACAAGTGTTCTCAACTAATTAACGTAATTCTAAAAGCTCCTGTCCCGATCATTGCCAAAGTGGACGGTCTAGCGGCTGCTGCTGGTTGTCAGCTGATTGCTTCTTGTGATATGGCGGTATGCAGTGAACGAAGTTCTTTTTCTACACCGGGAGCGAGCTTTGGAATTTTTTGTTCTACCCCAGGAATTGCTGTGGCCCGTGCAATTCCGCGAATGAAAGCCGCCTACATGCTATTCACAGGATTACCTATTGGTGCACAAGAAGCACTAGAAACCGGTTTAGTTAGTAAAGTCGTGGCGCAAGATCAGTTAGATCACGAGATTGAGACTATTTGCAGTGCAATTAAATCTAAAAGCCGAGCTGTGATTTCATTGGGAAAGCAATTTTTCTACGAACAACTTGCGATGGACATCAATGCTGCCTACAGCAAAGGAGCCAAAATAATGGCCGATAATTTGGCCATTCACGATGGGCAGGAAGGCATCAGAAGTTTTGTAGAAAAACGAAAGCCGTTGTGGAGACACCAGTGA